Proteins encoded together in one Streptomyces capillispiralis window:
- a CDS encoding MarR family winged helix-turn-helix transcriptional regulator, with translation MSGEEGDMKAQRMSEQPCFALYSAVNAVTRAYRPLLGPLGLTYTQYVVMMTLWEEDHLDLRTLADRTRLASATLTPVVRRLEAKGLLHRSRAADDERRLVLTVSRTGRRLQREAHDVPETMLRLVGLSADDEERLRDLCEQIRSTLSPDHGPPHGVTVRSSWELAVPAIR, from the coding sequence ATGAGCGGTGAGGAAGGCGACATGAAGGCCCAGCGCATGTCGGAACAGCCCTGCTTCGCGCTGTACAGCGCCGTCAACGCCGTCACCCGGGCCTACCGCCCCCTGCTCGGTCCGCTCGGGCTGACCTACACGCAGTACGTCGTCATGATGACGTTGTGGGAAGAGGACCACCTGGACCTGCGGACTCTGGCCGACCGTACGCGACTGGCATCCGCGACCCTCACGCCTGTGGTGAGGCGCCTCGAAGCCAAGGGACTCCTCCACAGGAGTCGGGCAGCCGACGACGAACGCCGCCTGGTGCTCACCGTCAGCCGGACCGGCCGCCGGCTCCAGCGGGAGGCACACGACGTGCCCGAAACGATGCTCCGCCTGGTGGGCTTGTCGGCTGACGACGAAGAGCGGCTGCGGGACCTGTGCGAGCAGATCCGCTCCACCCTCTCCCCTGACCACGGCCCCCCACACGGTGTCACGGTCCGTTCCTCCTGGGAACTGGCTGTCCCGGCGATCAGGTGA
- a CDS encoding hexameric tyrosine-coordinated heme protein produces MSLLPDNTLITAGPDEGRALAIKLARSSVKATQPDAEVRQRLRSVYAEDHGSLVAIAHVVAVEFATIAAANNYWR; encoded by the coding sequence ATGAGCCTCCTACCTGACAACACTCTGATCACCGCCGGCCCCGACGAAGGTCGTGCGCTGGCCATCAAGCTCGCCCGCAGTTCGGTGAAGGCGACGCAGCCGGACGCCGAGGTCCGTCAGCGCCTCCGGTCCGTGTACGCCGAAGATCACGGCAGCCTCGTCGCCATCGCCCACGTCGTCGCCGTCGAGTTCGCGACGATCGCCGCGGCCAACAACTACTGGCGCTGA
- the mmsB gene encoding 3-hydroxyisobutyrate dehydrogenase, whose translation MSDIDISVAFIGLGTMGRPMAKRLMAAGYRLAVYDRLPEAVDALVAAGAQAAPSARKAAAGAQVVITMLPDGSHVREALTGPEGALQEMPAGSTLIDMSTIDPPTSKELADLAGRHGVRMLDAPVSGSSAGAVDGTLTVMVGGDAGTLAELEPLLSVLGRNIVHCGDHGAGVSVKLANQIIAGTSMVAVAESYALAQSLGVDPRLLFDVVSASSGDCWALRTRPPVPGVLKTSPADAGFRPGFKGALMRKDLDLALATAAAHTVPLPVTSRARELYARMTEEGLDDQDFSAVFTLLAPAG comes from the coding sequence ATGTCCGACATCGATATCTCGGTGGCCTTCATCGGCCTCGGCACCATGGGCCGTCCGATGGCGAAGCGGCTGATGGCCGCGGGGTACCGCCTTGCCGTGTACGACCGACTGCCCGAGGCGGTGGACGCTCTCGTCGCCGCCGGCGCACAAGCCGCCCCCTCCGCCCGGAAGGCGGCGGCCGGAGCCCAGGTGGTGATCACGATGCTGCCCGACGGCTCGCACGTGCGCGAGGCCCTCACCGGCCCCGAGGGCGCCCTCCAGGAGATGCCCGCCGGAAGCACTCTGATCGACATGAGCACCATCGACCCGCCGACCAGCAAGGAACTGGCCGACCTGGCCGGGCGGCACGGCGTGCGCATGCTGGACGCGCCGGTCAGCGGTTCCAGTGCCGGGGCCGTCGACGGCACCCTCACGGTGATGGTGGGCGGCGACGCCGGCACCCTGGCCGAACTGGAGCCGCTGCTCTCGGTGCTGGGGCGCAACATCGTGCATTGCGGGGACCACGGCGCGGGCGTGTCCGTGAAGCTGGCCAACCAGATCATCGCGGGGACCTCGATGGTGGCCGTCGCCGAGAGCTACGCGCTCGCCCAGAGCCTCGGCGTCGACCCCAGGCTGCTGTTCGACGTGGTGTCGGCGAGCTCGGGCGACTGCTGGGCGCTCCGCACCCGGCCGCCGGTGCCGGGGGTCCTGAAGACCAGCCCGGCGGACGCCGGTTTCCGGCCGGGCTTCAAAGGCGCGCTGATGCGCAAGGACCTCGACCTCGCGCTCGCCACGGCCGCGGCTCACACGGTGCCCTTGCCGGTGACCTCCCGGGCCCGGGAACTGTATGCGCGGATGACCGAGGAAGGGCTGGACGACCAGGACTTCTCGGCGGTGTTCACCCTGCTCGCCCCGGCCGGCTGA
- a CDS encoding thioesterase II family protein, with amino-acid sequence MTLVCCPYAGAAPTAFLPLARTLTATGLPVTVVAAQLPGRGRRIREPFAPSLRALAGPLAAAVANLPGPVVLYGHSMGALLAHAVAAALPDAPAELVVSGSRPPGAHLPEGVRSWPDRADEDLVAGLVRLGAPAEPFADPEIRALALPVLRADLRAAALHRPDPGPPPACPVTAVAGLRDEEAPPGAMAGWAAHTTGSFSRHALDGGHFLVEECLPGLAALLGEVIRRTAPAR; translated from the coding sequence GTGACACTCGTGTGCTGCCCCTACGCCGGCGCCGCCCCGACAGCGTTCCTCCCGCTGGCCCGGACGCTCACCGCGACCGGACTGCCCGTCACGGTGGTCGCCGCCCAGTTGCCGGGCCGGGGACGGCGCATCCGCGAACCCTTCGCGCCGTCCCTGCGTGCCCTCGCCGGGCCGCTGGCCGCGGCCGTGGCGAACCTGCCCGGCCCGGTGGTGCTGTACGGGCACAGCATGGGTGCCCTGCTCGCCCACGCCGTGGCCGCCGCGTTGCCGGACGCCCCCGCCGAGCTGGTCGTCTCCGGCTCCCGGCCGCCCGGCGCGCACCTGCCCGAGGGGGTGCGGTCCTGGCCGGACCGTGCCGACGAGGACCTGGTCGCCGGGCTGGTCCGGCTGGGGGCTCCCGCCGAGCCGTTCGCCGATCCCGAGATCCGGGCCCTGGCGCTGCCGGTCCTGCGAGCCGACCTGCGGGCGGCCGCGCTGCACCGGCCCGACCCCGGCCCGCCCCCCGCCTGCCCGGTCACCGCGGTCGCCGGGCTCCGCGACGAGGAGGCCCCGCCCGGGGCGATGGCGGGCTGGGCCGCGCACACGACAGGCAGCTTCAGCCGGCACGCCCTGGACGGCGGCCACTTCCTGGTGGAGGAGTGCCTCCCCGGGCTGGCCGCCCTCCTCGGGGAGGTCATCCGCCGGACGGCTCCAGCCAGATGA
- a CDS encoding cupin domain-containing protein: MIINTPVEYTDSLEPLPEKYQRVFSGEARLTDLFPSEEQHTSSVLLVRFEEGVRNHWHWHTGGQLLYITEGEGYVQVRGQEPTVVRAGDVVACPPGEEHWHGATENSSMTHLAVTLGDIIWLEPSGG, from the coding sequence ATGATCATCAACACTCCTGTCGAGTACACCGACTCGCTGGAGCCGCTGCCGGAGAAGTACCAGAGGGTCTTCTCGGGCGAGGCCCGGCTGACCGACCTCTTCCCCTCCGAGGAGCAGCACACCTCCAGCGTGCTGCTGGTCCGTTTCGAGGAGGGCGTCCGCAACCACTGGCACTGGCACACCGGAGGCCAGCTGCTCTACATCACCGAGGGCGAGGGCTATGTGCAGGTGCGCGGGCAGGAGCCGACGGTGGTGCGGGCCGGTGACGTGGTGGCGTGCCCGCCCGGCGAGGAGCACTGGCACGGCGCCACCGAGAACAGCTCGATGACGCACCTGGCCGTGACCCTCGGCGACATCATCTGGCTGGAGCCGTCCGGCGGATGA
- a CDS encoding FkbM family methyltransferase — protein MTYSRTSSPLTPQGLIGRHRTRTLRTARTADRIREFLRLQNGVHAAEVRPATEDGRLLATVWVEDNAYGLPRRTLPDGTSLYELNPYETDYLLQEIFEDRVYAISGPRMPARPLIIDIGANIGLCSLYMARTYPEATVYAFEPSPDAFTALAANVSELGLPVVVLPWAVGGTDGTATMTVYPGATVYSGLYADGTGDHAAISAAIDAAVDTGTEAGTRLAGEIAVARMRGARPAQVTVTGLHGVLARLGGATVDLLKLDAEGAEADILGSLDETDWARIRQIIMEVHHEADVTALVALLTAAGYDCRVESVAALRGTGYRNVHAIRRDEAAGRTPPGPGTATPGPLRSVPPPSPDERLRQALDAFLGDGRPQVELEVRRRAPADDAVARTGTDGSTAMSGTDTTAMSGTDTASPSLADPRTLAAVTALWTDLLARPTGPQDDFFAVGGTSLAAVRMLARLRERFGGELGLADLLEDPTPSGLATRLTSPFTRKDN, from the coding sequence ATGACGTACTCCCGCACCTCCTCCCCCCTCACCCCGCAGGGCCTGATCGGCCGCCACCGCACCCGCACGCTCCGGACGGCGCGCACCGCCGACCGGATCAGGGAATTCCTGCGCCTGCAGAACGGCGTCCACGCCGCCGAGGTCCGGCCCGCCACGGAGGACGGCCGGCTGCTGGCCACCGTGTGGGTCGAGGACAACGCGTACGGGCTGCCGCGCCGGACCCTGCCCGACGGCACCTCCCTCTACGAGCTGAATCCCTACGAGACGGACTACCTCCTCCAGGAGATCTTCGAGGACCGCGTCTACGCCATCAGCGGGCCGCGGATGCCGGCCCGGCCCCTGATCATCGACATCGGCGCGAACATCGGCCTGTGTTCGCTGTACATGGCGCGCACCTACCCCGAGGCGACCGTCTACGCCTTCGAGCCCTCCCCCGACGCCTTCACCGCCCTGGCCGCCAACGTCAGCGAACTCGGCCTTCCCGTCGTGGTGCTGCCCTGGGCCGTCGGCGGCACCGACGGCACCGCGACCATGACGGTGTACCCAGGCGCGACGGTCTACTCCGGCCTGTACGCGGACGGCACCGGCGATCACGCCGCCATCAGCGCGGCCATCGACGCCGCCGTCGACACCGGAACCGAGGCCGGCACCCGGCTCGCCGGGGAGATCGCCGTCGCCCGGATGCGCGGTGCCCGTCCTGCCCAGGTGACGGTGACCGGACTGCACGGGGTGCTGGCACGGCTCGGTGGAGCCACGGTGGACCTGCTGAAGCTGGACGCCGAAGGCGCGGAGGCGGACATCCTGGGCTCGCTGGACGAGACGGACTGGGCCCGCATCCGGCAGATCATCATGGAGGTCCACCACGAGGCCGACGTGACGGCCCTGGTCGCCCTGCTGACGGCAGCCGGCTACGACTGCCGGGTGGAGAGCGTGGCGGCGCTGCGCGGCACCGGATACCGCAACGTGCACGCGATCCGGCGGGACGAAGCCGCCGGGCGGACCCCGCCCGGCCCGGGTACCGCGACACCCGGGCCGCTGCGCTCCGTGCCGCCGCCTAGCCCTGACGAACGGCTGCGCCAGGCCCTGGACGCATTCCTCGGCGACGGCCGGCCACAGGTCGAGCTGGAGGTACGGCGCCGGGCACCGGCCGACGACGCCGTCGCACGGACGGGCACGGACGGCTCGACAGCCATGTCCGGTACCGACACGACAGCCATGTCCGGTACCGACACCGCGAGCCCCTCACTCGCCGACCCCCGGACACTCGCCGCCGTCACCGCCCTCTGGACGGACCTGCTGGCCCGGCCGACGGGCCCCCAGGACGACTTCTTCGCCGTCGGCGGCACTTCGCTGGCAGCCGTACGGATGCTCGCGCGCCTTCGCGAGCGGTTCGGCGGCGAGCTGGGCCTGGCGGACCTGCTGGAGGACCCGACCCCTTCGGGCCTCGCGACCCGCCTCACCTCACCCTTCACCCGAAAGGACAACTGA
- a CDS encoding HAD-IIIC family phosphatase — protein MPDSPGRTTGDVITVAATFTVEPLLPLLRDALEHIGAPHLVEAAPYGQLAEQLLSPSSHFARNTGGLNVGLIRTADWAGGTTDGADGAASQAGQEAGQADVFVAAAQEFAATHGTPTVLVVCPGPTGPARTEPAASRLLTGLAGVPGLAVIDAEEWFSPYDGLDVHDAESADIAHIPYTEEAFAALAIGLTRVVHSVLARPRKVIAVDCDDTLWGGACGDREPADLEITPRFLAVQRFLRRKHDEGFVLALCSRNDPDSVERVFAERAADLELTRRHFVAARINWKPKSRNIVSLAEELRLGVDSFVLVDDNPYVCAEVTESLPDVTVLHMDPGTDPDAVLGDCWELDRFFSTAEDRTRNDGYRADALRREAAAGLADTSRLNERLGTVVVARRAAPAELPRITQLLSRTNQFTSATVESGDVPALLARGAAGAWTATLRDRFGDYGTIATAVTTRGDDGEVRVESFAMSCRALERGVTEALFAEIAEDGDVDELHVRFRRTGRNGPALDFLRTHGRDASAHAVDAAATDDTPTEQVYVVPAAALSLSLTEGGTS, from the coding sequence ATGCCGGACTCACCCGGGCGCACGACCGGTGACGTCATCACCGTGGCCGCGACGTTCACCGTCGAACCACTGCTGCCGCTGCTGCGCGACGCGCTGGAGCACATCGGGGCCCCACACCTCGTGGAAGCCGCGCCGTACGGTCAGCTCGCCGAACAGTTGCTGTCCCCGTCCAGTCACTTCGCCCGCAACACCGGCGGCCTCAATGTCGGGCTGATCAGGACCGCGGACTGGGCGGGGGGCACGACCGACGGTGCGGACGGGGCGGCCTCGCAGGCCGGGCAAGAAGCCGGGCAGGCCGACGTGTTCGTAGCGGCAGCACAGGAGTTCGCCGCCACGCACGGAACGCCCACGGTGCTCGTCGTGTGCCCGGGGCCGACCGGGCCTGCGCGCACCGAGCCCGCGGCCTCCAGGCTGCTCACCGGCCTCGCCGGGGTGCCGGGCCTCGCGGTGATCGACGCCGAGGAGTGGTTCTCCCCGTACGACGGCCTGGACGTTCACGACGCCGAGTCCGCCGACATCGCCCACATCCCGTACACGGAGGAAGCGTTCGCCGCGTTGGCGATCGGCCTGACCCGGGTGGTGCACTCCGTCCTCGCCCGCCCCCGCAAGGTGATCGCCGTCGACTGCGACGACACCCTGTGGGGCGGCGCCTGCGGTGACCGGGAGCCCGCCGACCTGGAGATCACCCCCCGGTTCCTGGCCGTCCAGCGCTTCCTGCGGCGCAAGCACGACGAGGGCTTCGTCCTCGCCCTGTGCAGCCGCAACGACCCGGACAGCGTGGAGCGGGTCTTCGCCGAGCGCGCCGCCGACCTGGAACTCACCCGCCGGCACTTCGTCGCCGCGCGGATCAACTGGAAGCCGAAGTCGCGGAACATCGTCTCCCTCGCCGAGGAACTGCGGCTCGGAGTCGACAGCTTCGTCCTCGTCGACGACAACCCGTACGTGTGCGCGGAGGTCACCGAGTCCCTGCCCGACGTCACCGTGCTGCACATGGACCCCGGAACCGACCCGGACGCCGTGCTGGGCGACTGCTGGGAGCTGGACCGGTTCTTCTCCACCGCCGAGGACCGTACCCGCAACGACGGCTACCGGGCCGACGCGCTGCGCCGGGAGGCGGCCGCCGGCCTGGCGGACACCTCCCGGCTCAACGAAAGGCTCGGCACCGTCGTCGTGGCCCGCCGCGCGGCCCCCGCCGAACTGCCGCGCATCACCCAGCTGCTGTCCCGCACGAACCAGTTCACCTCGGCCACGGTGGAGAGCGGGGACGTCCCCGCCCTGCTGGCCCGCGGCGCAGCCGGCGCCTGGACGGCCACCCTGCGCGACCGGTTCGGCGACTACGGCACCATCGCCACCGCCGTGACCACCCGAGGAGACGACGGCGAGGTCCGCGTGGAGTCCTTCGCCATGAGCTGCCGGGCCCTGGAACGGGGCGTGACCGAGGCGCTGTTCGCGGAGATCGCCGAGGACGGCGACGTGGACGAGCTCCATGTGAGGTTCCGCCGGACCGGGCGCAACGGGCCCGCCCTGGACTTCCTGCGCACACACGGCCGGGACGCCTCCGCGCACGCCGTTGACGCCGCCGCCACCGACGACACGCCCACGGAGCAGGTCTACGTCGTCCCGGCGGCCGCGCTCTCCCTGTCACTCACCGAAGGAGGCACATCATGA
- a CDS encoding ankyrin repeat domain-containing protein produces the protein MNSGGLTPEQTERVVAIAMDLAREGGTGQLLGFVEHGLPVDVRDPAGNTLLMLAAYHGHADTVRALIRLGADPDLRNARDQAPIAGALFKGADEVVTVLRLAGADLDSGTPTARAAAAMFGRGHLLAS, from the coding sequence ATGAACAGCGGCGGGCTGACTCCCGAGCAGACGGAACGCGTCGTGGCCATCGCCATGGACCTGGCCCGCGAGGGCGGCACCGGGCAACTGCTGGGATTCGTGGAGCACGGCCTGCCGGTGGACGTGCGCGATCCGGCCGGCAACACCCTGCTCATGCTTGCCGCCTACCACGGCCACGCCGACACGGTGCGGGCCTTGATCCGGCTCGGCGCCGACCCGGATCTGCGCAACGCCCGGGACCAGGCCCCCATCGCCGGCGCCCTGTTCAAGGGCGCGGACGAGGTGGTGACGGTCCTGCGGCTGGCCGGTGCGGACCTGGACTCCGGTACGCCGACCGCACGGGCCGCGGCGGCCATGTTCGGCCGCGGTCACCTGCTGGCGAGCTGA
- a CDS encoding catalase, translated as MPENNQKPLTTVAGAPVPDNQNSLTSGPRGPMLLQDVWFLEKLAHFDREVIPERRMHAKGSGAFGTFTVTHDITRYTSAKIFSEIGKQTELFVRFSTVAGERGAADAERDIRGFAVKFYTEEGNWDLVGNNTPVFFFRDPLKFPDLNHAVKRDPRTNLRDAENNWDFWTNLPEALHQVTIVMSDRGIPASYRHMHGFGSHTYSLVNADGERFWVKFHHRTQQGVKNLTDAEAGALIGKDRESHQRDLFDAIEKGDFPKWKLFIQVMPEADAEHYRFHPFDLTKVWSKKDYPLIEVGEWELNRNPDNYFADVEQAAFTPANVVPGIGFSPDRMLQGRLFSYGDAQRYRLGVNHHQIPVNRPRNPANSYHRDGAMRVDGNQGATPGIEPNSYGRWQEQPAYREPRQAVGAVADRFDFREDDDNYFEQPGNLFRLMTPEQQQVLFENTARAIDGASRRTVERHIANCTQADPAYGEGVRKAIEALAAGTL; from the coding sequence TTGCCCGAGAATAACCAGAAGCCGCTGACCACGGTCGCCGGTGCACCAGTGCCCGACAACCAGAACTCCCTGACGTCCGGCCCGCGCGGCCCGATGCTCCTGCAGGACGTGTGGTTTCTGGAGAAGCTGGCTCACTTCGACCGTGAGGTGATACCGGAGCGTCGCATGCACGCCAAGGGTTCGGGCGCGTTCGGCACCTTCACGGTGACCCATGACATCACGCGGTACACCAGCGCGAAGATCTTCTCGGAGATCGGCAAACAGACCGAGCTGTTCGTCCGGTTCTCCACCGTTGCCGGCGAGCGCGGCGCGGCCGACGCCGAGCGCGACATCCGTGGCTTCGCCGTGAAGTTCTACACCGAAGAGGGCAACTGGGACCTCGTGGGGAACAACACCCCGGTGTTCTTCTTCCGCGACCCGCTGAAGTTCCCGGACCTCAACCACGCGGTGAAGCGCGACCCGCGCACGAACCTGCGCGACGCCGAGAACAACTGGGACTTCTGGACCAACCTTCCCGAGGCCCTGCACCAGGTCACGATCGTGATGTCCGACCGCGGCATTCCCGCGTCGTACCGGCACATGCACGGCTTCGGCTCGCACACCTACAGCCTCGTCAACGCGGACGGCGAGCGGTTCTGGGTCAAGTTCCACCACCGCACCCAGCAGGGCGTCAAGAACCTCACCGACGCCGAGGCCGGGGCGCTCATCGGCAAGGACCGCGAGTCGCACCAGCGCGACCTCTTCGACGCGATCGAGAAGGGCGACTTCCCGAAGTGGAAGCTGTTCATCCAGGTCATGCCGGAGGCCGACGCGGAGCACTACCGCTTCCACCCCTTCGACCTCACCAAGGTCTGGTCGAAGAAGGACTACCCGCTGATCGAGGTCGGCGAGTGGGAGCTCAACCGCAACCCCGACAACTACTTCGCGGACGTGGAGCAGGCCGCCTTCACCCCGGCGAACGTGGTCCCGGGCATCGGTTTCTCCCCCGACAGGATGCTGCAGGGCCGGCTGTTCTCCTACGGAGACGCCCAGCGCTACCGCCTCGGTGTCAACCACCACCAGATTCCCGTCAACCGGCCGAGGAACCCGGCGAACTCCTACCACCGCGACGGCGCCATGCGTGTCGACGGCAACCAGGGAGCCACCCCGGGCATCGAGCCCAACTCCTACGGGCGCTGGCAGGAGCAGCCGGCCTACCGCGAGCCGCGCCAGGCCGTGGGCGCCGTCGCCGACAGGTTCGACTTCCGTGAGGACGACGACAACTACTTCGAGCAGCCCGGCAACCTGTTCCGCCTGATGACCCCCGAGCAGCAGCAGGTCCTCTTCGAGAACACGGCGCGCGCGATCGACGGGGCGTCGCGGCGGACCGTCGAGCGGCACATCGCCAACTGCACCCAGGCCGATCCGGCCTACGGCGAAGGCGTCCGCAAGGCGATCGAGGCCCTGGCCGCCGGTACCCTCTGA
- a CDS encoding Fur family transcriptional regulator — translation MSDLLRRLRQGGWRLTAQRRVVAEVLDGDHVHLTAHEVHARAVERLPEISRATVYNFLGELVSQGELLEVSTDDRAKRYDPNAHHPHHHLICVRCGAMRDVPPARDLLSELPEPERSGYTVFDVELTYRGICPHCAI, via the coding sequence GTGAGTGATCTCTTGAGGCGGCTCCGGCAAGGCGGTTGGCGCCTGACCGCACAGCGGCGTGTCGTGGCCGAGGTTCTCGACGGGGACCACGTCCACCTGACCGCCCACGAGGTGCATGCGCGCGCGGTGGAGCGGCTGCCCGAGATCTCCCGGGCGACGGTCTACAACTTCCTGGGCGAACTGGTGAGTCAGGGGGAACTCCTGGAGGTCTCGACCGACGACCGGGCCAAGCGCTACGACCCCAATGCGCACCACCCCCATCACCACCTGATCTGCGTCCGCTGCGGCGCGATGCGCGACGTGCCCCCCGCACGCGACCTCCTCTCCGAGCTACCGGAGCCGGAACGCTCCGGGTACACGGTCTTCGACGTGGAGTTGACCTACCGGGGCATCTGCCCCCACTGCGCCATCTGA